One stretch of Oncorhynchus tshawytscha isolate Ot180627B linkage group LG21, Otsh_v2.0, whole genome shotgun sequence DNA includes these proteins:
- the tbc1d2 gene encoding TBC1 domain family member 2A isoform X5: MKTPPGLLGEEAANLPAPQQRAPLSNFSLKHPLIEIQNSVHSLFYKRSSQELSRSVFHLEAPPPWTPYQTAQDRLDPRTPVDPPTPTTPLLLADPAGERSPGEGRSFTCPSPRIRRKTRGSSATMPAVLREAASDKTTRLQQEKHMLAEEVKAQKELVWLLHKALEAAQLEKRTCTEFLAAECEQERLELLRHRERQAANLQGRLEELKVEAEGLRASLAQRDAHVAELKENVTLMMAKNNSKQEVILKLSEQVAACMTDPRRTMSTTNGLEALTFHQLQEDTENLKVGLWLDDIEAYKIQNKFLNSEIYQLTKLWRNSSEQEKSLMVKCAYLEARNCQIESRYLGVLRKLQESKALEPGQREAVRNLIEDALKGDLNDVLKLNPVREHDEYGFKIIPDYEVEDMKLLAKIQALEIRSHNLLRQEAGVKPLLDRWAQYLGGRPADDLCPSPELKFLLRCGVPREYRPRVWRWVVRARTRSLRERHPDRYEQLCQKSLTSPHQASRQIQLDLHRTLTTNQRFSSPSSPTLQQLQRILLAFSWQNPTIGYCQGLNRLAAIALLVLESEEDAFWCLVAVVETIMPQDYYTKTLIASQVDQRVLKDFMAEKMPRLTAHFEEHSVDVSLITFSWFLVVFVESLPSDILLRVWDAFLYEGTKVIFRYALALFKYKEEDILNIHDNVEIYQYLRFFTKTISDGRKLTNIAFSDMNPFPMKLLKNRRVLHLERLQGELRELEAQQREFVTESAERKDKDLDTILVSEDDEDL; the protein is encoded by the exons ATGAAGACCCCGCCAGGCCTCTTGGGTGAGGAGGCTGCCAATCTGCCCGCACCGCAACAACGGGCCCCCCTAAGCAACTTCTCCCTCAAACATCCTCTGATAGAGATTCA GAACTCGGTGCACAGTCTTTTTTACAAGCGGTCCTCCCAGGAACTGAGTCGGAGTGTGTTCCATTTGGAGGCGCCTCCTCCCTGGACCCCCTACCAGACAGCCCAGGACAGGCTTG ACCCTAGGACTCCTGTTGACCCCCCGACTCCTACCACCCCGCTGCTGTTGGCGGACCCTGCGGGTGAGCGCTCCCCAGGGGAGGGCAGGTCGTTCACATGCCCGTCCCCGAGGATCAGGAGGAAGACGAGGGGCAGCTCTGCCACCATGCCCGCTGTGCTACGGGAAGCTGCTTCAGACAAGACTACCCGCCTTCAGCAGGAGAAACACATGCTGGCTGAGGAGGTCAAGGCCCAGAAG GAGCTGGTGTGGCTTCTCCACAAGGCCCTTGAGGCGGCTCAGCTGGAGAAGCGGACCTGCACGGAGTTCCTGGCTGCCGAGTGTGAGCAGGAGCGTTTGGAGCTGTTGAGGCACCGCGAGCGCCAAGCCGCTAACCTGCAGGGTCGTCTGGAGGAGCTGAAGGTCGAGGCGGAGGGTCTGAGGGCGAGCTTGGCCCAAAGGGACGCCCACGTGGCCGAGCTGAAGGAAAACGTCACCCTGATGATGGCGAAGAACAACTCCAAACAGGAG GTGATCCTGAAGCTGTCAGAGCAGGTGGCGGCCTGCATGACCGACCCAAGACGCACCATGTCCACCACTAATGGCCTGGAGGCCCTGACCTTCCACCAGCTGCAGGAGGACACTGAGAACCTCAAGGTTGGTTTGTGGTTG GATGACATTGAGGCCTACAAGATCCAGAACAAGTTCCTGAACTCTGAGATCTACCAGCTGACCAAGCTATGGCGCAACAGTTCAGAGCAGGAGAAAAGCCTTATGGTAAAG TGTGCCTACCTGGAGGCCCGTAACTGTCAGATAGAGAGTCGTTACCTGGGTGTACTGAGGAAGCTGCAGGAGAGCAAGGCTCTAGAACCGGGCCAGCGGGAGGCTGTGAGGAACCTCATAGAGGATGCACTGAAAGGAGACCTGAACGACGTCCTCAAACTCAACCCTGTCAG GGAGCACGACGAGTACGGCTTCAAGATCATCCCGGACTATGAGGTGGAGGACATGAAGCTGCTGGCCAAGATCCAGGCCCTGGAGATCCGCTCCCACAACCTGCTGAGGCAGGAGGCCGGGGTCAAACCCTTGTTGGACCGCTGGGCTCAGTACCTGGGCGGCCGCCCGGCCGATGACCTCTGCCCCTCCCCGGAGCTCAAATTCCTGCTGCGGTGTGGCGTGCCACGGGAGTACCGCCCACGGGTGTGGCGCTGGGTGGTAAGGGCACGCACACGCTCGCTGAGGGAGCGCCACCCGGATCGCTATGAGCAG CTGTGCCAGAAGAGCCTTACGTCACCCCACCAAGCCTCCAGACAGATCCAGTTGGACCTACACCGCACGCTCACCACCAATCAGCGCTTTTCCTCGCCCTCCAGCCCCACTCTGCAGCAGCTCCAACGAATTCTGCTAGCTTTCTCCTGGCAAAATCCCACCATCGGTTACTGCCAGGGCCTCAACAG GCTGGCAGCCATAGCTCTCCTGGTGCTAGAGAGTGAGGAGGATGCCTTCTGGTGTCTAGTAGCTGTGGTGGAGACCATTATGCCTCAGGACTACTACACCAAAACACTCATAGCCTCGCAG GTGGACCAGCGTGTGCTGAAGGACTTCATGGCGGAGAAAATGCCCCGACTGACAGCCCACTTTGAGGAGCATAGTGTGGACGTGTCCCTCATCACCTTCAGCTGGTTCCTGGTGGTGTTCGTTGAGAGCCTGCCCAGCGACATCCTCCTGCGGGTGTGGGACGCCTTCCTCTACGAGGGCACCAAG GTGATATTTCGGTATGCCCTGGCTCTGTTCAAGTACAAAGAAGAGGACATCTTGAACATCCATGACAACGTGGAGATCTACCAATACCTGCGCTTCTTCACCAAGACCATCTCTGACGGCAG GAAACTGACCAACATAGCCTTCAGCGACATGAACCCGTTCCCCATGAAGCTGTTGAAGAACCGGCGTGTGCTGCATCTGGAGCGCCTGCAGggggagctcagagagctggaggcCCAGCAGAGGGAGTTTGTCACAGAGAGCGCAGAGCGTAAGGACAAGGACCTGGACACTATACTTGTCAGTGAGGACGATGAGGACCTGTAG
- the tbc1d2 gene encoding TBC1 domain family member 2A isoform X4, translating into MACYYLEKEFKRSSVMEGEDPEGNPSTASSHSLPPQAEAVSPADEDDCITTGRNFEETATRTNSMGQPSQDHQSEGVPAKTAATDNNQSQSATTMDNQAQQQPTESLSITKLCGYLLKQGGPLKSWKWRWFTYEEKKSQLFYYRTAQDVTSLGRIELCRATFGYPLHGEQGTFHVQTPERTFVLKADNQEAMMCWLQQLQLKRWQHRDQLTGESTRHCTDHQRPEGQGELPTSCPDDFLPTMKTPPGLLGEEAANLPAPQQRAPLSNFSLKHPLIEIQNSVHSLFYKRSSQELSRSVFHLEAPPPWTPYQTAQDRLDPRTPVDPPTPTTPLLLADPAGERSPGEGRSFTCPSPRIRRKTRGSSATMPAVLREAASDKTTRLQQEKHMLAEEVKAQKELVWLLHKALEAAQLEKRTCTEFLAAECEQERLELLRHRERQAANLQGRLEELKVEAEGLRASLAQRDAHVAELKENVTLMMAKNNSKQEVILKLSEQVAACMTDPRRTMSTTNGLEALTFHQLQEDTENLKVGLWLDDIEAYKIQNKFLNSEIYQLTKLWRNSSEQEKSLMVKCAYLEARNCQIESRYLGVLRKLQESKALEPGQREAVRNLIEDALKGDLNDVLKLNPVREHDEYGFKIIPDYEVEDMKLLAKIQALEIRSHNLLRQEAGVKPLLDRWAQYLGGRPADDLCPSPELKFLLRCGVPREYRPRVWRWVVRARTRSLRERHPDRYEQLCQKSLTSPHQASRQIQLDLHRTLTTNQRFSSPSSPTLQQLQRILLAFSWQNPTIGYCQGLNRLAAIALLVLESEEDAFWCLVAVVETIMPQDYYTKTLIASQVDQRVLKDFMAEKMPRLTAHFEEHSVDVSLITFSWFLVVFVESLPSDILLRVWDAFLYEGTKVPRLRETSAWAERKF; encoded by the exons tgtgatggagggagaggaccCAGAAGGAAATCCCAGCACTGCCTCGTCTCACTCACTTCCTCCCCAAGCAGAGGCGGTAAGCCCAGCGGATGAGGATGATTGTATCACAACAGGGAGGAACTTTGAAGAGACCGCTACACGCACAAACAGCATGGGCCAGCCGAGTCAGGACCACCAGAGTGAAGGGGTCCCAGCTAAGACTGCTGCCACAGACAACAACCAGAGTCAGtctgccaccaccatggacaACCAAGCCCAGCAACAACCCACGGAAAGCCTGTCTATCACTAAACTATGTGGGTATCTCCTTAAACAAGGAGGTCCCCTGAAGTCGTGGAAGTGGCGCTGGTTCACGTACGAGGAGAAGAAGAGCCAGTTGTTTTACTACAGGACGGCGCAGGATGTGACCTCTTTGGGGAGGATAGAGCTGTGCAGAGCCACGTTCGGTTACCCCCTCCACGGAGAGCAGGGCACCTTTCACGTCCAGACCCCTGAACGGACCTTCGTCCTCAAG GCAGATAACCAGGAGGCCATGATGTGCTGGCTACAACAGCTGCAGCTGAAGAGATGGCAGCACCGAGACCAGCTGACAGGAGAATCCACACGTCACTGCACTGACCACCAGAGACCAGAGGGACAGGGGGAACTACCCACCAGCTGCCCAG ATGACTTCCTGCCCACCATGAAGACCCCGCCAGGCCTCTTGGGTGAGGAGGCTGCCAATCTGCCCGCACCGCAACAACGGGCCCCCCTAAGCAACTTCTCCCTCAAACATCCTCTGATAGAGATTCA GAACTCGGTGCACAGTCTTTTTTACAAGCGGTCCTCCCAGGAACTGAGTCGGAGTGTGTTCCATTTGGAGGCGCCTCCTCCCTGGACCCCCTACCAGACAGCCCAGGACAGGCTTG ACCCTAGGACTCCTGTTGACCCCCCGACTCCTACCACCCCGCTGCTGTTGGCGGACCCTGCGGGTGAGCGCTCCCCAGGGGAGGGCAGGTCGTTCACATGCCCGTCCCCGAGGATCAGGAGGAAGACGAGGGGCAGCTCTGCCACCATGCCCGCTGTGCTACGGGAAGCTGCTTCAGACAAGACTACCCGCCTTCAGCAGGAGAAACACATGCTGGCTGAGGAGGTCAAGGCCCAGAAG GAGCTGGTGTGGCTTCTCCACAAGGCCCTTGAGGCGGCTCAGCTGGAGAAGCGGACCTGCACGGAGTTCCTGGCTGCCGAGTGTGAGCAGGAGCGTTTGGAGCTGTTGAGGCACCGCGAGCGCCAAGCCGCTAACCTGCAGGGTCGTCTGGAGGAGCTGAAGGTCGAGGCGGAGGGTCTGAGGGCGAGCTTGGCCCAAAGGGACGCCCACGTGGCCGAGCTGAAGGAAAACGTCACCCTGATGATGGCGAAGAACAACTCCAAACAGGAG GTGATCCTGAAGCTGTCAGAGCAGGTGGCGGCCTGCATGACCGACCCAAGACGCACCATGTCCACCACTAATGGCCTGGAGGCCCTGACCTTCCACCAGCTGCAGGAGGACACTGAGAACCTCAAGGTTGGTTTGTGGTTG GATGACATTGAGGCCTACAAGATCCAGAACAAGTTCCTGAACTCTGAGATCTACCAGCTGACCAAGCTATGGCGCAACAGTTCAGAGCAGGAGAAAAGCCTTATGGTAAAG TGTGCCTACCTGGAGGCCCGTAACTGTCAGATAGAGAGTCGTTACCTGGGTGTACTGAGGAAGCTGCAGGAGAGCAAGGCTCTAGAACCGGGCCAGCGGGAGGCTGTGAGGAACCTCATAGAGGATGCACTGAAAGGAGACCTGAACGACGTCCTCAAACTCAACCCTGTCAG GGAGCACGACGAGTACGGCTTCAAGATCATCCCGGACTATGAGGTGGAGGACATGAAGCTGCTGGCCAAGATCCAGGCCCTGGAGATCCGCTCCCACAACCTGCTGAGGCAGGAGGCCGGGGTCAAACCCTTGTTGGACCGCTGGGCTCAGTACCTGGGCGGCCGCCCGGCCGATGACCTCTGCCCCTCCCCGGAGCTCAAATTCCTGCTGCGGTGTGGCGTGCCACGGGAGTACCGCCCACGGGTGTGGCGCTGGGTGGTAAGGGCACGCACACGCTCGCTGAGGGAGCGCCACCCGGATCGCTATGAGCAG CTGTGCCAGAAGAGCCTTACGTCACCCCACCAAGCCTCCAGACAGATCCAGTTGGACCTACACCGCACGCTCACCACCAATCAGCGCTTTTCCTCGCCCTCCAGCCCCACTCTGCAGCAGCTCCAACGAATTCTGCTAGCTTTCTCCTGGCAAAATCCCACCATCGGTTACTGCCAGGGCCTCAACAG GCTGGCAGCCATAGCTCTCCTGGTGCTAGAGAGTGAGGAGGATGCCTTCTGGTGTCTAGTAGCTGTGGTGGAGACCATTATGCCTCAGGACTACTACACCAAAACACTCATAGCCTCGCAG GTGGACCAGCGTGTGCTGAAGGACTTCATGGCGGAGAAAATGCCCCGACTGACAGCCCACTTTGAGGAGCATAGTGTGGACGTGTCCCTCATCACCTTCAGCTGGTTCCTGGTGGTGTTCGTTGAGAGCCTGCCCAGCGACATCCTCCTGCGGGTGTGGGACGCCTTCCTCTACGAGGGCACCAAGGTACCGCGCTTAAGAGAGACTAGCGCCTGGGCCGAAAGGAAATTCTAA